A stretch of the Leishmania infantum JPCM5 genome chromosome 30 genome encodes the following:
- a CDS encoding amastin-like surface protein-like protein — protein sequence MANKKSFYNQEYSKHVGAVILFIVSFVTATFTVCGTPLGMLMIRSWGEDLSGSSAELELNPCFTLWGLHSDCSKPDYSLRITDSPIVNCSDMHVRFEAAEAFSILAIFSLVGLFGASWYMICGSKIKKAVMLLAVFAIGSTTVPWAIVTAFYYTPFCGLDFLTNTHTRFGAGYALLVTSFVLQIVGLILFVIFEPDTSKKRPEENEKRAASEVWSSTASALR from the coding sequence ATGGCGAACAAGAAGTCCTTCTACAACCAGGAGTACAGCAAGCACGTCGGTGCAGTGATCTTATTCATCGTCTCCTTCGTGACGGCGACCTTTACGGTCTGCGGCACCCCTCTGGGTATGCTGATGATCCGCTCGTGGGGAGAGGACCTTTCGGGCTCTAGTGCTGAACTGGAGCTCAATCCGTGCTTCACGCTGTGGGGTTTGCACAGCGACTGCTCGAAGCCTGATTACTCGCTTCGCATCACGGACTCGCCCATTGTCAACTGCTCTGACATGCATGTCCGCTTCGAGGCGGCTGAGGCGTTCAGCATTTTGGCCatcttctctcttgttgGTCTCTTCGGCGCGTCCTGGTACATGATCTGCGGCTCCAAGATCAAGAAGGCTGTGATGTTgctcgccgtcttcgccaTCGGCTCCACGACTGTGCCATGGGCGATTGTTACCGCGTTCTACTACACTCCCTTCTGCGGCCTAGATTTCCTGACCAACACGCATACCCGCTTCGGCGCCGGCTACGCGCTGCTGGTTACCTCGTTCGTGCTGCAGATTGTCGGCCTCATCCTGTTCGTCATCTTTGAGCCGGACACCTCGAAGAAGAGGCCggaggagaacgagaagCGCGCCGCGTCTGAAGTCTGGTCCAGCACCGCGTCTGCGTTGCGCTAA
- a CDS encoding putative adenosine kinase, which yields MSALPQLYIQCNPLLDVSAPVDDAFLEKYKVQKTSACLMEEIHKGIFEELEQHPNVTYVPGGSGLNTARVAQWIAQAPKSSFVNYVGCASDDKYGKILKEAAEKDGVNMHLEYTTKAPTGSCAVCISGKDRSLVANLSAANLLSADHMHSSDVVETLKGCQLYYLTGFTLTIDVNYVLQVAEAARASGGQFMMNLSAPFVLQYFTESFNKAAPYLDVIFGNEVEAKALADAMKWNPASTHELAKKAAMELPYSGTRDRLVVFTQGSQPTVYATRSGKTGSVTVQPIAQDSIVDLNGAGDAFVGGFLAAYAMSCSIERCCEVGNYAAGVIIQHNGCTYPEKPSISP from the coding sequence ATGTCCGCGCTTCCGCAGCTCTACATTCAGTGCAACCCGCTCCTCGACGTGTCTGCCCCTGTCGATGACGCGTTCTTAGAGAAGTACAAGGTGCAGAAGACGTCTGCCTGTCTGATGGAGGAGATCCATAAGGGCATCTTCGAGGAGCTAGAGCAGCACCCCAACGTGACCTACGTCCCCGGCGGCTCTGGCCTCAACACCGCCCGCGTGGCGCAGTGGATCGCGCAGGCCCCCAAGAGCAGCTTCGTCAACTACGTTGGCTGCGCCTCGGACGACAAGTACGGCAAAATACTCAAGGAAGCCGCGGAGAAGGACGGTGTGAACATGCACCTTGAGTACACAACAAAGGCTCCCACCGGCTCGTGCGCCGTGTGCATCTCAGGCAAGGATCGCTCGCTGGTGGCGAACTTGTCCGCAGCGAATTTGCTCTCCGCGGATCACatgcacagcagcgatgTCGTTGAGACGCTGAAGGGCTGCCAGCTCTACTACCTCACCGGCTTCACGCTGACGATCGACGTGAACTACGTGCTTcaggtggcggaggcggcccgTGCATCGGGTGGGCAGTTCATGATGAACCTCTCCGCCCCCTTCGTGCTGCAGTACTTCACGGAGAGCTTCAACAAGGCCGCGCCGTACCTCGACGTCATCTTTGGTAACGAGGTCGAGGCTAAGGCACTTGCGGACGCCATGAAGTGGAACCCCGCCAGCACCCACGAGTTGGCTAAAAAGGCAGCGATGGAGCTGCCGTACAGCGGCACTCGCGAccgcctcgtcgtcttcACGCAGGGCAGCCAACCGACGGTGTACGCCACCCGCAGTGGCAAGACCGGCTCAGTCACGGTGCAGCCCATCGCGCAGGACAGCATTGTGGACCTGAacggcgccggtgacgcCTTCGTTGGCGGCTTCCTTGCCGCGTACGCAATGAGCTGCAGCATCGAGCGGTGCTGCGAGGTGGGCAATTACGCCGCCGGTGTCATCATCCAGCACAACGGCTGCACCTATCCCGAGAAGCCGTCCATCTCTCCGTGA
- a CDS encoding putative ubiquitin-protein ligase: MSQFVFNGSSRMRNMKLARDHHKTRNSIIEDAQRLRLQREEEARRMRAVRRLQRAIRQWLACQAMVRLALSDLDSLSSDVKRILLSTSSAGFSSAVHTTAVPSQTEQLTARLHTACWCLSYVRRHQSHIPLRLDAPFRAAAKNDCSTETVLGDAGSGIPGTTGLGATAAAHQRVTLSSPHTSSVSSLGELRAYRQRVFWHYSECLYTALSESINRSAEGEDTADEDTIAFHADAATEAAAVNRPADPLSLSWPSFLASLPTKDVVLLLCVLLQQLSRVAPSMPGSHASPSSSASLVKRLARYLVAVIVTHNAAFARTLNEEPTPRRSHEGLEMSATAVTLPSLAAAASFDRWPAVHALTVTLSFLGQETVAHPVSVRSQCRELLQPLVAAFPPLSQAEAGGYSPLSPPTGSFAQVCWQCMCAPYTEEESQRLTSNSLAVLLGAADTAAEGPARGGCDVVDTCFTMLVAECYRRTAMNTELTACDGVSGLRGGELRARVLGRLVRLLPRIHQLVEATSCAASVSPSPLAACTDVVKWYLLSVSCLSERLCREDFFIEGILADHYAYNTGRRQQRRTVDGKDDAEGVDESSHSQYRLLTSYLFSAEGGLQLLQLLTVQDERCEKLRLMSLQKPTVEAPTDTGAPPTVDDGGNEEGDLAAAASLANTTSFMDAGAAAQWPSSASMQQSPLEILCNVFAWPIFTFSKPRYSRYQQETLALYAKLVRTPQLLRRLWSLYWQSCEGLRAVLPPGEALQRLCQPPAWGAQEQEEQPALAGEERSRRRRVPAAAHPGPALISLPRLPTWETHPRYPLAFYDPHASLSIFFFTLLAYYVNVCDFADELRRGGEAAVLSTEESWALVLALKEIVHRSHMYGVVPDSNGEAVAHAACLLLSRLHTVDEADPFVPAAATGLWMSVSAVAAEAAVGLLFRTWDAASAAVVDEEDAAEAGEAELDGASVATGERSVVGGVMSSTTAGVATTSVAHVRLPGDDVAFHGSAQWKQATRYAKMLVHTPFLFPFAARALLLSALLVETDHHWTPPSERRVVVQRGRTFIDAFDLFHDKPLSNDMLNIRFIADDGTLEAGYGRGVYRECIVSLCKEGFAAEYGLFRQTPDGYVYPNSFSAVATSDPQHLLKIRFLGAMVGRALRDGVLQDVPFALHFRNSILGRRNTLSNLKSFDAELYHQLMSLTQLSEEELEAVGLTFVYTVNALGITREVELVPDGAKMHVTPRNCLFYVHLVADFKLNREAAEQTRAFCTGLHSVIDTNRLRLFDSNEVGKLFGGDETGQIDLEDWKANTVYDKPEDVNAPQVRLFWDVVESLTRAQQRQLLKFVTSMTRPPLLGFRFLAPPFKVQLLAMNASGPDHLPSAATCFSTLKLPPYRDYATARAKIVAAIEETGTFEFS; this comes from the coding sequence ATGAGCCAATTTGTGTTCAACGGCAGCAGTCGCATGCGCAACATGAAGCTGGCGCGCGACCATCACAAGACGCGGAACAGCATCATCGAAGATGCACAACGACTGCGACttcagagagaggaggaggcgcgccgcATGCGCGCCGTCCGGCGGCTGCAACGTGCCATTCGCCAGTGGCTTGCTTGTCAGGCGATGGTGCGTTTGGCGTTGAGTGACCTGGATAGCTTGTCATCGGACGTGAAGCGAATTCTACTGTCGACGTCTTCTGCGGGCTTCTCTTCCGCTGTTCACACGACTGCCGTCCCGAGCCAGACAGAGCAGCTCACGGCACGCCTACACACGGCGTGCTGGTGCCTCTCGTatgtgcgccgccaccagtCACATAttccgctgcgcctcgacgCGCCTTTCCGAGCTGCAGCAAAGAACGACTGCAGCACAGAAACGGTATTAGGTGATGCGGGTTCAGGCATACCTGGGACGACTGGCCTAGGCGCTACTGCCGCGGCTCACCAGCGTGTCActctttcctctcctcaTACCTCCTCGGTGTCGTCCCTCGGAGAGCTGCGCGCGTACCGGCAGCGGGTCTTCTGGCACTACAGCGAATGCCTTTACACAGCTCTCAGCGAAAGCATCAACCGCAGCGCGGAGGGTGAGGACACGGCTGATGAGGACACCATCGCATTTCATGCCGATGCCGCCACTGAGGCAGCCGCAGTCAATCGGCCAGCCGatccgctgtcgctgtcgtgGCCTTCTTTTCTCGCTTCTTTGCCCACCAAAGATGTGgtccttctcctctgcgTGCTGTTGCAGCAACTCTCGCGTgtggcgccgtcgatgccggGCAGCCACGCATCGCCATCCAGCAGCGCATCTTTGGTAAAGCGACTGGCAAGGTATCTTGTGGCTGTCATCGTCACACACAACGCTGCGTTTGCACGTACACTCAACGAGGAGCCGACACCTCGCAGAAGCCACGAAGGTCTTGAGAtgtcagcgacggcggtgacTTTACCGTCAttggctgcagcggcgtctttTGATCGGTGGCCGGCGGTACATGCCTTGACCGTGACACTCAGTTTTCTAGGCCaggagacggtggcgcaTCCGGTGAGCGTGCGCTCGCAGTGCAGGGAGCTACTGCAGCCACTTGTCGCGGCGTTCCCGCCCCTTTCTCAGGCTGAAGCCGGCGGGTACAGCCCACTGTCGCCGCCTACGGGCTCCTTTGCGCAGGTGTGTTGGCAATGTATGTGCGCTCCCTACACCGAAGAGGAGTCCCAGCGACTCACCTCCAACTctctggcggtgctgctcggcgctgctgataCAGCCGCGGAGGGGCCcgcgcgtggcggctgcgacgtGGTGGATACGTGCTTTACGATGCTTGTTGCGGAGTGCTACAGACGGACTGCCATGAACACGGAGCTGACGGCGTGCGATGGCGTAAGTGGGCTACGAGGTGGGGAGCTGCGTGCTCGTGTACTTGGGCGCCTTGTGCGGTTGCTGCCGCGTATCCACCAGCTCGTGGAGGCAACATCGTGCGCTGCCTCtgtgtcgccgtcgcccttAGCTGCCTGCACGGATGTGGTGAAGTGGTACTTGCTCAGCGTCAGCTGCCTGAGCGAGCGACTGTGCCGCGAGGATTTCTTTATTGAGGGCATTCTGGCAGATCACTACGCCTACAACACcggccggcggcagcagcgccgcacggtGGATGGGAAGGACGATGCCGAGGGTGTCGATGAATCGTCGCACAGTCAATACCGCCTGCTTACCTCGTACCTGTTCAGCGCCGAGGGTGGCCTGCAACTGCTACAACTCCTCACCGTGCAGGATGAGCGGTGTGAGAAACTGCGCCTGATGTCGCTGCAGAAGCCTACCGTGGAGGCACCCACCGATACCGGCGCGCCGCCAACGGtggacgacggcggcaacgaggagggcgacttggcagcagctgcatcgcTGGCGAATACGACGTCCTTCATGgatgctggcgctgccgctcagTGGCCGTCGTCTGCCTCGATGCAGCAGAGCCCACTCGAGATTCTGTGCAACGTGTTTGCGTGGCCCATCTTCACATTCTCGAAGCCGAGATACAGCCGCTATCAACAGGAGACGTTGGCGCTGTACGCAAAGCTGGTGCGCactccgcagctgctgcgtcgccttTGGAGTTTGTACTGGCAGAGCTGCGAGGGGCTGCGggctgtgctgccgcccgGCGAGGCTTTGCAGAGGCTGTGCCAGCCACCGGCGTGGGGTGcacaggagcaggaggagcagccgGCCCTCGCCGGCGAGGAGCGGTCtagacgccgccgcgtgccCGCGGCTGCCCACCCCGGGCCCGCCCTCATTTCCCTCCCGCGGCTGCCAACGTGGGAGACACATCCGCGTTACCCTCTCGCTTTCTATGACCCTCACGCGTCGCTCTCCATCTTTTTCTTCACCCTGCTGGCATACTATGTGAACGTGTGCGACTTCGCCGATGAGCTGCGTCGCggtggcgaggcggcggtgctgtctACAGAGGAGTCGTGGGCGTTGGTGCTCGCGCTGAAGGAGATTGTGCACCGGTCACACATGTACGGCGTCGTACCGGACTCCAACGGCGAGGCTGTTGCTCACGCGGCctgcctgctgctctccCGCCTACACAcggtggacgaggcggacCCGTTTGtgcctgccgcggcgaccgGTCTGTGGATGtccgtcagcgccgtcgctgccgaggcaGCAGTGGGTTTGTTGTTTCGCACTTGGGATgcggcgagcgccgccgtggtggaTGAGGAGGATGCCGCAGAGGCAGGGGAGGCAGAGCTTgacggcgccagcgtcgcAACCGGAGAGCGAAGCGTTGTGGGCGGCGTAATGtcgagcaccaccgccggtgtCGCGACCACGTCGGTGGCCCACGTGCGTCTTcccggcgacgacgtcgcctttcacggcagcgcgcagTGGAAACAGGCGACTCGGTACGCAAAGATGCTCGTGCACACACCGTTCCTGTTCCCTTTTGCCGCTCGCGCACTGCTCctctcggcgctgctcgtggAGACGGACCACCACTGGACGCCGCCGAGCGAgcggcgggtggtggtgcagcgcggaCGCACTTTCATAGACGCCTTTGACCTTTTCCACGACAAGCCGCTCAGCAACGACATGCTCAACATCCGCTTcatcgccgacgacggcacgCTCGAGGCCGGGTACGGCCGCGGTGTGTACCGAGAGTGTATCGTGTCACTGTGCAAGGAGGGGTTTGCGGCTGAATACGGCCTGTTTCGCCAGACCCCAGACGGCTATGTGTACCCGaactccttcagcgccgtggcgaccAGTGACCCGCAGCATCTTTTGAAGATCCGCTTCTTGGGGGCAATGGTGGgtcgcgcgctgcgcgacggtGTGTTGCAAGACGTGCCGTTCGCCCTTCACTTTCGCAACTCCATCTTGGGCCGCCGCAACACCCTCAGCAACCTCAAGAGCTTCGACGCGGAGCTCTATCACCAGCTTATGTCCCTCACGCAGCTTagcgaggaagagctggaggcggtTGGACTGACCTTTGTCTACACAGTGAACGCGCTGGGCATCACAAGGGAGGTAGAGCTGGTGCCTGACGGGGCGAAGATGCACGTGACGCCGCGCAACTGCCTCTTTTACGTGCACCTCGTCGCCGACTTTAAGCTCAAccgcgaggccgccgagcaGACGCGCGCGTTTTGCACCGGGCTTCACTCTGTAATTGACACGAACCGTCTTCGCTTGTTCGACAGTAACGAGGTCGGCAAGCTCTTCGGCGGCGATGAGACGGGGCAGATCGACTTGGAGGACTGGAAGGCGAATACAGTGTACGACAAGCCGGAGGACGTGAACGCACCGCAGGTGCGGCTCTTCTGGGACGTTGTGGAGTctctcacgcgcgcgcagcagcgacagctgcTGAAGTTTGTGACGTCCATGactcggccgccgctgctcggcttccgTTTCCTGGCGCCTCCCTTTAAGGTTCAGCTGCTGGCGATGAATGCGTCCGGGCCCGATCATCTGCCCTCGGCGGCAACGTGCTTCTCTACCTTAAAGCTACCACCGTACCGTGACTACGCGACGGCTCGAGCGAAGATTGTTGCTGCCATTGAAGAAACCGGTACCTTCGAGTTCAGCtga
- a CDS encoding putative p22 protein precursor: MSGFDRVPSTSAPTALTVPRRSASDAALADATRRELEEEMGRSDKPEQPTPPAGWQVVRKPGTCTFDLTKSFEGEELVVRYSTNQDSDKANSHDIFVYITQTNGQTMQADLSIEEGELVLNNIRFYDEAALAKDTSAEAEAKRNELYTGPLVHELDYDLLNCVMTYLEKRGVDEKLGEFVVLYSFWAEQQDYEAWLTTMNKFAS, from the coding sequence ATGTCTGGATTCGACCGAGTGCCGTCCACAtctgcgccgacggcgctcacggtgccgcgccgctccgccagcgacgccgcgctcgccgaTGCCACCCGCCgagagctggaggaggagatgggtCGCAGCGACAAGCCAGagcagccgacgccgccagccGGCTGGCAGGTGGTGCGCAAGCCCGGCACGTGTACCTTTGACCTCACCAAGTCTTTCGAGGGTGAGGAGCTGGTGGTGCGCTACAGCACGAACCAGGACTCCGATAAAGCAAACAGCCACGACATTTTTGTGTACATTACACAGACGAATGGGCAGACGATGCAGGCGGATCTGAGCATTGAGGAGGGCGAGCTGGTGCTGAACAACATCCGCTTCTACGACGAGGCAGCTCTCGCGAAGGACACcagcgccgaggcggaggcgaagcggaATGAGCTGTACACCGGCCCGCTGGTGCACGAGTTAGACTACGATCTCCTGAACTGCGTGATGACGTACCTGGAGAAGCGCGGCGTGGACGAGAAACTCGGCGAATTCGTGGTCTTGTACAGCTTCtgggcggagcagcaggacTACGAGGCGTGGCTGACCACCATGAACAAGTTTGCCTCGTAG